From one Candidatus Binataceae bacterium genomic stretch:
- the hscA gene encoding Fe-S protein assembly chaperone HscA, with product MTRIFGIDLGTTNSLIATMENGAPRVIADPQTGQTLLESVVALAPDGAVHVGRDAAEMEPHLSREQDGRVSAVGFPGGEYGAVIRSVKRYMGVGGEEVAPEERARYAFADLSGPVVRFRIGKRAFTPPQISAEILNALKRRAERALGEKVERVVITVPAYFNDGQRQATKDAGRLAGLEVARLVNEPTAASLAYGLNQLAEGNVAVYDLGGGTFDISILSIKGGIFEVLATNGDTHLGGDDMDSALVDWLLAETPAEIRRDRHVWNSARRVAEDAKKRLSEAGEVEVRLELPGHLITKPLTRPALEKMAEPLVARSLKRCELALADAKLAADEIATVVLVGGATRMPLVRRRVAELFGREPLCSLNPDEVVALGAAVQAGVLMGTQGDMLLLDVVPLSLGIETMGGVMERLIHRNTTIPTSVTENFTTAVDNQSHVDIHVLQGERELAKDCRSLARFKLGPIEAQPAGLPRIAVTFLIDANGILNVSARDERTGREHSIDVKPSYGLTDDEIERMLEEAIDLGEEDLEQRLLIVARNDAEQILGALRKQLGEFPGLIGPDERARLEEEAERLEVARKTSDRELISRLVEELNELSTPFAGRIMDFAIKQALEKKSVEEVS from the coding sequence ATGACCCGCATCTTCGGTATTGACCTCGGCACGACCAACAGCCTCATCGCGACGATGGAGAATGGTGCTCCACGGGTCATCGCCGATCCCCAGACCGGCCAGACGCTGCTGGAATCAGTAGTCGCGCTCGCGCCCGACGGCGCAGTGCACGTCGGCCGCGACGCGGCGGAGATGGAACCCCACCTCAGCCGCGAGCAGGACGGGCGGGTAAGTGCGGTCGGCTTTCCCGGCGGCGAATACGGCGCGGTTATACGCTCGGTAAAGCGATACATGGGAGTGGGTGGAGAGGAAGTCGCTCCCGAGGAACGGGCTCGCTATGCATTTGCCGACCTGTCGGGGCCGGTCGTACGTTTTCGAATTGGTAAGCGGGCGTTCACTCCGCCGCAAATTTCAGCCGAGATACTGAACGCGTTGAAGCGGCGCGCCGAACGCGCGCTCGGCGAGAAGGTGGAGCGGGTGGTTATCACGGTTCCCGCTTATTTCAACGATGGCCAGCGGCAGGCAACCAAGGATGCAGGGCGGCTGGCGGGTCTCGAAGTGGCTCGGCTGGTGAACGAACCTACCGCGGCCTCGCTGGCCTATGGGCTCAACCAATTGGCCGAGGGAAACGTGGCGGTCTACGACCTCGGGGGTGGCACCTTTGACATCTCGATTCTAAGCATCAAGGGTGGCATTTTCGAAGTCCTTGCAACCAACGGCGATACTCACCTGGGCGGCGACGATATGGACAGTGCGTTGGTGGATTGGCTGCTGGCGGAAACTCCGGCGGAAATCAGGCGCGACCGTCACGTATGGAACAGCGCCCGACGCGTTGCCGAGGACGCCAAGAAGCGTCTCAGCGAAGCCGGCGAAGTGGAGGTCCGACTCGAGTTGCCGGGCCACCTGATTACCAAGCCGCTCACCCGCCCAGCGCTCGAGAAAATGGCCGAGCCCCTGGTCGCGCGGTCGCTCAAGCGCTGCGAGCTGGCGCTTGCCGATGCGAAGCTTGCCGCAGACGAAATCGCGACGGTGGTCCTGGTCGGCGGGGCCACGCGCATGCCGCTGGTGCGCAGGAGAGTCGCCGAGTTGTTTGGTCGCGAACCGCTCTGCTCGCTGAATCCTGACGAGGTCGTGGCCCTCGGCGCCGCGGTCCAGGCGGGTGTGTTGATGGGCACGCAGGGCGATATGCTACTCCTCGACGTGGTTCCCCTGTCGCTTGGCATCGAGACGATGGGCGGAGTCATGGAACGGCTTATCCATCGCAATACCACCATCCCAACCAGCGTCACCGAGAATTTCACCACCGCTGTGGATAATCAGAGCCATGTGGATATCCACGTTCTCCAGGGCGAGCGGGAGCTTGCCAAAGACTGCCGGAGTCTCGCACGATTCAAACTGGGACCTATCGAAGCACAGCCGGCTGGACTGCCCCGGATTGCGGTCACTTTCCTCATCGACGCAAACGGGATACTAAATGTCAGCGCACGTGACGAGCGCACCGGCCGCGAGCACTCGATCGATGTCAAGCCAAGTTATGGCCTGACTGACGACGAGATCGAACGGATGCTCGAAGAGGCGATCGATCTGGGCGAGGAGGATCTGGAGCAGCGGCTTCTGATCGTCGCTCGCAACGACGCCGAGCAGATCCTGGGGGCGCTGCGCAAGCAGCTGGGCGAGTTTCCGGGACTCATCGGACCGGACGAACGGGCGCGGCTCGAGGAGGAGGCGGAGCGGTTGGAGGTGGCACGCAAGACATCGGACCGCGAGCTCATTTCCAGACTGGTGGAAGAGTTGAATGAGCTGAGCACCCCGTTCGCGGGACGCATCATGGATTTTGCCATCAAGCAGGCGCTGGAAAAGAAATCGGTCGAAGAGGTGTCGTAA
- the iscX gene encoding Fe-S cluster assembly protein IscX translates to MGLKWDQAEEIAEVLAENHPGINPLDVRFTDLRQWVIDLDEFDDQPGSSTESKLEAIQMAWNELYEEQNDEDE, encoded by the coding sequence ATGGGACTCAAGTGGGATCAAGCCGAAGAGATCGCGGAGGTGCTCGCTGAAAACCACCCTGGAATCAATCCGCTGGATGTTCGCTTTACCGATCTGCGCCAGTGGGTGATCGACCTTGACGAGTTCGATGACCAGCCGGGTTCCTCGACCGAGAGCAAGCTTGAGGCCATCCAGATGGCTTGGAACGAACTTTATGAGGAACAGAACGACGAGGACGAGTGA